In Streptomyces chartreusis, the following proteins share a genomic window:
- a CDS encoding SixA phosphatase family protein, giving the protein MSVPESRRIVLFRHAKADWPQVTDHERPLAERGRMDAAEAGRRLADTAIPFDLALCSTAIRTRETWKLAVHEFQHRPKTVYEERVYEASPGELIALLNETPDDVQNVLLIGHNPGVQGLADVLSGSTDGDARERMSRRGFPAAAFAVLSFSGSWKALEPGVATLLDYWAPSE; this is encoded by the coding sequence ATGAGCGTCCCAGAATCCCGCAGGATCGTCCTCTTCCGGCATGCGAAAGCCGACTGGCCACAGGTGACCGACCATGAGCGGCCGCTCGCCGAGCGGGGCCGCATGGACGCGGCGGAGGCCGGCCGCAGGCTGGCCGACACCGCCATCCCCTTCGACCTGGCCCTGTGCTCCACCGCGATTCGGACCCGGGAGACCTGGAAGCTCGCCGTCCACGAGTTCCAGCACCGGCCGAAGACCGTCTACGAGGAGCGGGTCTACGAGGCCTCGCCCGGCGAGCTCATCGCCCTGCTCAACGAAACCCCGGACGACGTGCAGAACGTCCTGCTGATCGGCCACAACCCCGGAGTACAGGGCCTCGCCGACGTCCTGTCCGGCTCCACCGACGGTGACGCGCGTGAGCGGATGAGCCGGCGCGGCTTCCCGGCCGCCGCCTTCGCGGTCCTGTCCTTCAGCGGCTCCTGGAAGGCGCTGGAGCCCGGCGTGGCCACGCTCCTCGACTACTGGGCCCCGTCCGAGTGA
- a CDS encoding SGM_5486 family transporter-associated protein, producing MPVLDPNPQNGQKKLLLVFGAFFAIFVIIGIIATIASP from the coding sequence ATGCCAGTGCTCGACCCGAACCCCCAGAACGGCCAGAAGAAGCTGCTGCTCGTCTTCGGCGCGTTCTTCGCCATCTTCGTGATCATCGGCATCATCGCGACGATCGCCTCACCCTGA
- a CDS encoding FadR/GntR family transcriptional regulator has protein sequence MPLSHPRRSALSEQVIAALRNQIATGEWPVGSRIPTEPELVEQLGVARNTVREAVRALAHNGLLDIRQGSGTYVVATSELAGVMHRRFTDADPRHIAELRSTLESGAAKLAAVRRTEKDLKQLDTLLARREEAWESGDTEAFVAADATFHLAVVAASHNDVMTAMYADLGEVLVDWLRDDVGTELTPETYLDHARLVDAIRAGDASAAADEAAGYPFHCRPGRVSPPAGG, from the coding sequence ATGCCCTTGAGCCACCCCCGCCGCTCGGCGCTGTCCGAGCAGGTCATCGCGGCCTTGCGGAACCAGATCGCCACGGGCGAATGGCCCGTCGGCTCCCGCATCCCGACCGAGCCGGAACTGGTCGAGCAGCTCGGCGTGGCCCGCAACACGGTCCGCGAGGCGGTCCGCGCGCTCGCGCACAACGGCCTGCTGGACATCCGGCAGGGCTCCGGCACCTACGTCGTGGCGACCAGCGAGCTGGCCGGCGTCATGCACCGCCGCTTCACCGACGCCGACCCCCGGCACATCGCCGAGCTGCGCTCCACGCTGGAGTCGGGTGCCGCCAAGCTGGCCGCCGTACGCCGCACGGAGAAGGACCTCAAGCAGCTGGACACGCTGCTGGCGCGGCGCGAGGAGGCCTGGGAGTCCGGCGACACGGAGGCGTTCGTGGCAGCGGACGCGACCTTCCACCTGGCGGTGGTCGCGGCCTCCCACAACGACGTCATGACCGCGATGTACGCGGATCTGGGCGAGGTCCTGGTGGACTGGCTGCGCGACGACGTCGGCACGGAGCTGACGCCGGAGACGTACCTGGACCACGCGCGGCTGGTCGACGCGATCCGCGCGGGCGACGCGTCCGCCGCCGCGGACGAGGCGGCGGGGTATCCGTTCCACTGCCGTCCGGGCCGCGTCAGCCCTCCCGCCGGTGGCTGA
- a CDS encoding CynX/NimT family MFS transporter, whose amino-acid sequence MMGLMASEESTRTVTSMRIRTPETQTLSEPATRAWTMRLLVAGIVLTALNLRPAITSLGALLEEVRDSLGMSGSVAGLLTSVPPLCFAVFGVAAPRLARRFGPGAVVCAGMVAITTGLLLRPYAGGTAGFLAATALALMGIAVSNVLMPVIVKRWFPDRVGSMTGLYSMALALGTASAAAVTVPMTDLLGGNWHSGLAVWAGLAVAAVVPWIPFVRDRSAAPGTAAQEKHARVDAPPVRITRSRTAWALAVYFGLQATGAYITMGWMAQIFRDSGVHAGKAGLLLAVTMVMGVPLAFVIPRLATRLPHQGPIVLALGACGLVGYAGLFLAPVSGAWVWAVLLGVSNCSFPLALTMVGMRARSSAGVAQLSGFAQSTGYLISIPGPLLVGVLYQHSGGWGLPIALMAGLMIPQMAVGVLAGRNRDVEEEAAR is encoded by the coding sequence ATGATGGGCCTCATGGCAAGCGAGGAATCCACCCGGACGGTGACGTCCATGCGAATACGCACCCCCGAGACCCAGACCCTCTCGGAGCCCGCCACGCGCGCGTGGACGATGCGGCTGCTCGTGGCCGGCATCGTGCTGACCGCGCTCAACCTCCGCCCCGCCATCACCAGTCTCGGCGCCCTCCTCGAAGAGGTCCGTGACTCCCTCGGCATGAGCGGCAGCGTGGCCGGACTGCTCACCTCCGTGCCCCCGCTGTGCTTCGCCGTCTTCGGCGTCGCCGCCCCGCGCCTGGCCCGCCGCTTCGGCCCCGGCGCCGTGGTGTGCGCCGGCATGGTCGCCATCACCACGGGACTGCTGCTTCGGCCGTACGCCGGCGGCACGGCCGGCTTCCTGGCCGCCACCGCACTCGCCCTGATGGGCATAGCGGTCAGCAACGTCCTGATGCCGGTCATCGTCAAGCGCTGGTTCCCCGACCGGGTCGGCTCCATGACCGGCCTGTACTCGATGGCCCTCGCCCTGGGCACCGCGTCCGCCGCGGCCGTGACGGTCCCGATGACCGATCTGCTGGGCGGGAACTGGCACAGCGGCCTCGCCGTGTGGGCGGGCCTGGCGGTGGCCGCCGTGGTGCCGTGGATCCCCTTCGTGCGGGACCGGTCGGCGGCGCCCGGCACGGCAGCCCAGGAGAAGCACGCGCGCGTGGACGCGCCCCCGGTGCGCATCACCCGCAGCCGCACCGCCTGGGCCCTCGCCGTCTACTTCGGGCTCCAGGCCACCGGCGCCTACATCACGATGGGCTGGATGGCGCAGATCTTCCGCGACTCCGGGGTGCACGCCGGCAAGGCGGGCCTGCTGCTCGCCGTCACCATGGTCATGGGCGTGCCGCTGGCCTTCGTCATACCGCGCCTGGCCACCAGGCTGCCCCACCAGGGGCCGATCGTGCTCGCGCTGGGCGCCTGCGGCCTCGTCGGCTACGCCGGGCTGTTCCTCGCCCCGGTCTCCGGCGCCTGGGTCTGGGCCGTGCTGCTGGGCGTCTCCAACTGCTCGTTCCCGCTGGCCCTCACCATGGTCGGCATGCGCGCCCGGTCCAGCGCGGGCGTGGCCCAGCTGTCGGGCTTCGCGCAGAGCACCGGCTATCTGATCTCCATCCCCGGCCCGCTCCTGGTCGGCGTGCTCTACCAGCACAGCGGCGGCTGGGGGCTGCCGATCGCCCTCATGGCGGGCCTGATGATCCCGCAGATGGCGGTAGGCGTCCTCGCGGGACGCAACCGTGACGTGGAGGAGGAGGCGGCCCGCTGA
- the fabI gene encoding enoyl-ACP reductase FabI: protein MSGILEGKRVLITGVLMESSIAFHTAKLAQEQGAEIILTAFPRPTLTERIAKKLPKPTKVIELDVTNDEHLGRLADVVGEELGGLDGVVHSIGFAPQDALGGNFLNTPFESVATAMHVSAYSLKSLTMACLPLMQNGGSVVGLTFDAQYAWPQYDWMGPAKAALEATSRYMARDLGKQNIRCNLVSAGPIGSMAAKSIPGFAELASVWDTRAPLEWDLKDPEPAGKGVVALLSDWFPKTTGEIVHVDGGLHAIGA, encoded by the coding sequence ATGAGCGGAATTCTCGAGGGCAAGCGCGTCCTGATCACCGGTGTGCTGATGGAGTCCTCCATCGCCTTCCACACCGCCAAGCTGGCCCAGGAGCAGGGTGCCGAGATCATCCTGACCGCCTTCCCGCGGCCCACGCTGACTGAGCGCATCGCCAAGAAGCTCCCCAAGCCCACCAAGGTCATCGAGCTCGACGTCACCAACGACGAGCACCTCGGCCGGCTGGCCGACGTCGTCGGCGAGGAGCTCGGCGGCCTGGACGGCGTCGTGCACTCCATCGGCTTCGCCCCGCAGGACGCCCTCGGCGGCAACTTCCTGAACACGCCGTTCGAGTCCGTCGCCACGGCCATGCACGTCTCGGCGTACTCCCTGAAGTCGCTGACCATGGCCTGCCTGCCGCTGATGCAGAACGGCGGCTCGGTCGTCGGCCTCACCTTCGACGCGCAGTACGCCTGGCCGCAGTACGACTGGATGGGCCCGGCCAAGGCCGCCCTGGAGGCCACCAGCCGCTACATGGCGCGTGACCTGGGCAAGCAGAACATCCGCTGCAACCTCGTCTCGGCCGGCCCCATCGGCTCGATGGCCGCCAAGTCCATCCCGGGCTTCGCGGAGCTCGCCTCCGTGTGGGACACCCGCGCCCCGCTGGAGTGGGACCTGAAGGACCCGGAGCCGGCCGGCAAGGGCGTCGTCGCCCTGCTGAGCGACTGGTTCCCGAAGACCACGGGCGAGATCGTCCACGTGGACGGCGGTCTGCACGCCATCGGCGCCTGA